The Haloterrigena turkmenica DSM 5511 nucleotide sequence GCGTAAATTCCACAGATGTATCCGTTGAGTGTCGCCGCGAATGTTCCAGCAGTCCGTCCAGCGCTTCCGGATCGACGCTATCGTATAGTGGCTGGAAATTCCGCGGGGGAACTCCTTTTACGGCAGCTATTCCACGTATTATGGCCTGTGATGCGGATTCGTTCGTCTGCTCTTCGACGAAAATTGTGGACCCGCTATCCGTCACTGTCTCCCGTCTATCCCGAGATCCCATACGCAGTGGTAATGTACCCCCAATTAGTTATACTTTCACCAAGTCACAGGGGAAGTGATCATACAGAGTAGATTTACTACATCCGATGATCAGTCATTCTGCGCTGTTGTCCGATCTCGATTCGTCGCCGGTGTGCCGATCTGCGGTCGATACTCCGATCCGCCGTCTTCACTCCGGCGGCGCGTCCCACTCCTCGCCGTCGTCCTGAGGATCGTAGCCGATCCGGGCTCGGGCGTGCTCGAGGTCGTACCAGCGCCGGCGGTTGTCGCTGACGCCGCTGAAGATGTCGAACTCGACGTCGTCGTCCCGCAGGCAGCAGTCGATCTGGTGGGCGAAGTCCCGACGGGACTGCCAGGTCGCCTTCATCCGCGCGACCTGTTCCTCGTACTCGTCGCTGCCACGCTCCCAGTCGCCATCCTCGACGCCGATTTCGGCGTCGCCGTAGGGGTGGTCGTATTCCTCGCCGCGAACGCTGCAGATCCGGAGCGCGTAGAACTGTTTCGGATACTCGCAGTCCTCGATGTAGTACCGGCCGAGGTCCTCGCCGAAGCTCTTGGAGGCGCCGTAGTAGGAGTCGGGGCGAACGGGATCGGTGTGATCGATGACGAGGTCGTGATCGCGCTCGTAGATTTCTGGCGCGTTCTCGATCTCGTACATGCCCATCACGTGGTTGGTCGAGCCGAAGATAACGGACTCGACCTCGGCCTCGCGGGCGGCCTCGAGGACGTTGTACATGCCGACGATGTTGGGCTGGAAGATGTCGGTCCAGTCGCCGTCGGTGTAGGGGTAGGCGGCGAGGTGGACGATGGCGTCCTGTCCCTCGCAAGCCTCGCGGAGCGCCTCGTAGTCCGCGATATCGCCGACGACCGTCTCGAACTCGGCGTATGGGCCTTCCTCGCGGTCGGAGCGATTGTAGTACGTGAACTCGTACCGATCGTCGTCGTGTAAGTGATCGATGATCGCGGTGCCACATCGGCCGTACGAACCGGTCACTAGTACGTCCATACGCCTAGCCCTTCCGCGGAGACCATCAAAATATCGGTCGCGTGGCGGGATTCACTCGGCGCGAGCGGCCGCCGGTGCGGTTCGTGATCGGCCGTCGGCGCGGCCCGTGCTCACTCCATCAGGACGGTCACCGGCCCGTCGAAGTTCAGCAGGACGCGCTGGGCGAGGTCGCCGAAGATCGCCTTCCCGGTCGGCGAGCGCTTCTGGCCGACGAGGAACGTGTGATCGCAGGCCAGCCGTTCGGCCGCCGAGAGGATCTCGTCGTCGAGGTCGCCCTCCTCGGTGATGATCGGTTCGATCTCGACGTCGACGTCCGGACCGATGCCGCTGAGGACGTCCTTCGTGAACTCCTCGGCGAACTGCCTGGTCATCGCCGTCGCGTCGGTTTCCTCGAATTTGGTCCCCTCCATCCGCTCGACCCACTCGATCGCGTCGTTGCCCTCCTCGGCCGCTTCGGGCGTCGTCCACGCCAGCACGACCAGTTCCGCGTTCCCGTTCTGAGCGAACTCGCCGGATTCGGCGAGGAGTCGTTTGTGAGCCCCGGTATCGTCGATGACGACGAGTGCGCGTTGCATACCACGCACCTTGGCTGGCAGTCTGATAAAGCTACCTCCGTTCAAGCCGACGAGCGGACGCCGAATCTCCGTCCGGCCTCCGGCGGCGATAGTCCGCCGCGATCAGCTCAGTCGGCGCGGTAGCGCTCCAGTGCGTCCTGATCGATCTCGATGCCCAGTCCCGGCTCCTGTGGGACATCGATGGTGCCGCCGGCGGGATCGAACGGCGTCTCGAGCAACTCGCTGCGCATCGGGTTCTCGCTGCGGTCGAACTCGATCAGCATCGGCTCGGGGACGTTGCGCGTGTGGGGGTAGTTCGAGATGCTGGCGGCGAACTGCACCGCGGCGGCCATGCCGACGGCGCTGTTCCAGATGTGCGGTCTGACGGCGACGTTCTCGGTCGAGGCCATGCCGGCGATCAAGCGCGCCTCCGAGAGGCCGCCACAGCGGCCCAGGTTCGGCTGGACGATGTCGACCGTCCGGTCGTCGATCAGTTCCTTGAACTCGAAGCGACCGTAGTGGGCCTCGCCGGCGGCGATCGGGATATCGATCTTCCCGCGCAGTTCCCGGTAGCCCGACGCGTTCTCCGGCGGCACGGGCTCTTCGATCCAGGTCACGTCGTACTCCTCGATGGCCCGTGCGGATTTGACCGCCTGGTGCGGGCGGTAGTTGCCGTTCATGTCGACCATCAGGTCGGCGTCGTCGCCCAGGATCTCCCGCGCCGTGCGCACGCGTTCGGCGTCGGACTCGGGATCGGCGCCGATCTTGATCTTCGCGGCGGTGAATCCCTCTTCGACGGCATCGCGGATCGGCTCCTCGATCGGCCGATCGGCCTCGGTGAAGTACATCGTTGACGCGTAGGGGGTCAGCTTCTCACAGCGCGTGCCGCCGAGCAGCCGGTGAGCCGGCCGGCCGACGCTCTTCCCGATGATGTCCCAGCAGGCGACGTCGATCGCGCTGACGGCGCTCTGGACGACGACGTCGCCGCCGAAGTGGTACGGATCGGTGTAGGAGTTCTCGGCGAGCGATTCGACCTCGAAGGGGTCCATGCCGACGACGTCGTCGGCGAACATCGTCTCGATCGTCGCCGTCGCCATCGGCCCCGGAGCGAACGCCTCGCCCCAGCCGACGGTCCCGTCGTCGGTCTCGAGGCGCACCAGCGTCGTCCCGCGGTCGGTTCCGAACCCTCGCGCGTCGCCGAGTCCCTCTCCATCGGGCAACGAGTGTGCGAGCGGAATCGCCTGAACGTCCGTGATCTCCATAGCGCATCCGACAGACTCGCGTCCAATATAGCTTGCGTTGCCTCCAGTCCGGAACGGGCCTCCCGGAGCGACTCGATCGGCGGGGACACATTTATCACCGCAGTTCGTCGTAGTACCGACCACGACATGCCCAGAGCTAGCCTTAGCGAGCGCTTCCAGGACGTCGCCTTCACCACCGCCGTCCCGTTCAGCGACGACGGATCGGACGTGCTATACGAGGACCTCGCGGACAACCTCGCGAAGCAGTACGACGCCGGCGCGCGCCTGTTCATCCCCTGTGGCAACACCGGAGAGTACTACTCGCTGACCGACGAGGAGCGAACCGAGATCGTCGAGACCCACGTCGAGGCGACCGGCGACGAGGCGATGATCGCCGGCGGCGTCGCCGGCAGCCTCGCGGAGGTCGAACGGCTCGCCGACGCCTACGAGGACGCCGGGGCGGACGCGATCATGGTGATGCACCCCGACCACACCTACCTGCACCAGCGCGGGCTGGCGAACTACTACCACCGGATCTGCGACGCGACCGACCTCGGCGTCGTCATCTACAAGCGCGGTCCCGAGGTGCCCCGCGACGTGATCGTCGACCTCTCCGAGCGCGAGAACGTGGTCGCGGTGAAGTTCGCTGTCAACGATATCAAGGAGTTCTCCCAGACCGTCGCGGACGCCCCGGGCGAGGTCACGTGGGTCAATGGCATCGCCGAACGGTACGCGCTCTCCTTCGCCATCGAGGGGGCGACGGGGTACACCACCGGTCTCGGCAACTTCGCGCCGGAGGCGACGCTGGCGCTGTTCGACGCCGTCGAGGACGAGAACTGGGAGCGAGCCAGATCGATCCAGCGGCTACTCCGTCCGATCGAGGACCTTCGCGAGGAACCCGGCGAGGACAACGCGCTCTCCGGCGCGAACAACGTCTCCGTCATCAAACGCGGGATGGATCTCGCCGGCTATACGGGCGGTTCCCTCCGCGATCCGCTGGTCGATCTCTCCGCCGACGACGCGGCGCGTCTCGAGGAGTACTACGAAACCGTACAGTCGACGCCGCTGCTGGAAGCGGCCTGAGATCGGGATCGCAGCGATAGCCGACGCGGGAGCACAGCAATAGCTGACTGACGACGGCCGAACCCCGCTCGAGAAAACGGCTTTTCCGGGGCTTACTCGTCGTCGTAGTGGAACTCCGTCCACGGCCCGTCGACGAACGGGTACTCCTCGAGGACGTCGAGGTCGACGTCGACGCCGAGTCCGGGCCCGTCCGGGACGGTCAGGTGGCCGTCCTCGATGGCCGGCTGGCCCTCGATGATGTCGTAGGCGAGTTCGAACGGGTACATCCCGGGATCGACCGCCGTCTCGTCGAGCGCCGGGTCGTCCTCGAAGACGGGGTACTCGAGCAGTCGCACGTCCGGCGCCGCGGCGACGAGGTGGGCGTTGGCCTGTAGCCCGAGCCAGGTTCCGAAGTTGTGCGGGACGAACTCGACGTCGCGGCCGTCGCAGTACTCGATGGCGTCCCGGCAGCCGGTAAAGCCCTCGTGGTGACGGACGTCGCCCTGCAGGAAGTCGACCGCGCCGGTCTCACCGAGTTCGACCAGTCCCGCCGGCGACTCCTCGCTCTCCCCGCCGGCCAGCGGCGCGCCGGTCTCGGCGAGTTCGACGTAGCCCGCGTGGTCGTCAGGTTCGACCGGCTCCTCGATCCAGTAGGCGCCCCGCTCAGCGGCGTGTGCGACCAGTTCGCGAACGGTGTCGCGGCCGTAGGCCTCGCCGAGCTTCCACCAGGTGTGGACGTCGAGCATGATCTCGATATCGTCGACTGCGTCGGCGAGCAGGTCGACCGTTCGGCGGTCGCCGTCGGGCCCGATCCCGGGCCGGTACTTGTAGCCGAAAAAGCCCAACTCCTCAAGCGCTTCGGCCTGTTCGACGTATCCTTCCGGCTCCATGTACATCCCGGCGCTGGCGTACAGCGGCATCTCGGTGGTCGGCTCGGTGCCGTACTCGTCGGCCAGCAGCTCGTAGATCGGCGCACCGAGCTCCTTCCCGCGGATGTCGTACAGCGCGACGTCGACGGCCGAGATCGCCTCTGTCCGGAGGTGGGCCGGGAGGTTCGTCTCGGCGATCAGGTCGTGAGCGTCGGTGATCTCGTCGATCGACTCGTCCTCGAGCGCGTCGGCGACGGACTCCTCGAGGACGTCGGCGAACGTTCCCTGCGAGTCGCCCTCGAAGTACTCGCGCATCGCGGAGCTGCTCGCGCCCGCCGTCGCGAACCCTTGTCGGCCGTCTCGGGTCTCCACGACGACGAGGACGACGTCCCGCTTGCGAAGGCGTCGGACGCCGCCGTGAAACGGCCGTTCCTGTACCGGATCGATCGGGGACGAGAGGGCGTACCCTCTCACATCGGCGATATCCATATGCGGGGCATTCGCAGCCGACCGTATAAATCATCCGAGTACTCGTCGTTCGATCCGGACTGAACCACCCTCTCGTTTCGGCCGCGATCGACCCGCCGATACACTAGCTATCCCCGGCGTGTGCCGGCCGGCGTTTCCGCCTTCGGGAACCGTCCGCGCAGTCCGGACGAGCGCATCTCCCGCTGGCTCGCTCGCTCGAGTCCGTTGGTCGTCGTTTCGGCCGGCCGTACGTTCCCTCTGTATGTGTATTGGTACCATTCCTCCTGTTCTCGCCTCGGGAACGGATGGGCGCACATTCGACGCGTCCGACCGCAACTGACCGGGCGAACGATCGCCTCGATCGGGTCTCGAGCGGCTCGTTCCGCCGATATCGGGCCCATAGCCGGTATTGTTCCGCTCACTCGCGGAAATCGCTCGGAGCCGAGATTTCCCTACTGCGAACCCGTCGTAATCGGCGCTTCTGAGCCGTATTCGCACAGTATTCACTGAGAACGGAGAGTCCGCTCCGGTGACTCGGATACCGGTAATCGTTCACATAGTTACGTTTTACAGTCGTACCTTTGTATTGAAGGTTTACAACCATACGACTGTATGGTTCGGGAACGGGGAACAGACCGGTCACGATAGCCGGCGAGTCGGTGCCTGTGCCGTCAATAGTATCGACCCGCAACCGAACGCTGGGAGTGACCGATTCGAGCGTCCGCGTTCGCCGCCGCTCGTCGAATGACAACTTTTAATAACTATATTCGAGTCGTAATTTCCGTGATTGATGATAACAGTCGAGCTTGCGGGTGGTCAGTATCGCGTAGACAGCTGGTCTCCCTTGCGGGGACCGGCGCGCTCGGGTCGATCGCCGGCTGTACCGGCGGCGGATCGGATCCCGACTCAAACGAGTCGTCGGACGACAACGAGACGGATACCGAGGACGACGAGAAGAGCGTCGAAGAACTCATCGCGGAGTACCGCTGTCCCGAGACGGGCGACGACTACGATATCGTCGTCGCACAGGACGGCAGCGGCGACTACGAGTCGGTTCAGGCCGCCATCGACGCGATCGAACCGGGAACGTTCGAGGGAACGCGAGTGTACATCAAGGAGGGCCGGTACGAGGAGAAACTGGAGCTCCCCTCCAACCGAACCGACGTGACGTTCGTCGGCGAGAGCGCCGAGAACACGGTGCTCACGTACGACGACCACGCCGACAAGACCAACGAGCACGGCGAGGAACTCGGCACGTCCCAGTCGGCGAGCTTCTTCGTCTACGGACCGGACTTCACCGCGAAGAACATCACCTTCGAGAACGCCGCTCCCGACGTCGCACAGGCCGTTGCGATTCGCATCAAGGCCGACCGAGCCGTCTTCGAGAACTGCCGGTTCATCGGCAATCAGGACACGCTCTACACCTACGGGCGCGACACGCGCCAGTACTTCACGGACTGCTACATCGAGGGCGACGTGGACTTCATCTTCGGACTCGCGACGGCGTTCTTCGAAGACTGCGAGATCTTCTGCAAGGACGAAGGGTACATTGCGGCGCCCGCACAGCCCGAAGAGCAAGAGTTCGGATACGTGTTCAAGAACTGCGACGTGACCGGAGACGCGCCGACCGACTCCGTCTATCTCGGCCGGCCCTGGGAGCCGTACGGACAGACGGTCTACCTCGAGTGCGACCTCGGCGATCACATCCGTCCGGTCGGCTGGGAGCCGTGGGACGAACCGGATCACGGCGACAAGACTGAGACGGCCTACTTCGCCGAATACGACAACACCGGGCCGGGGTACACGCCGGAACGGCGTGCGGACTGGAGCCACCAACTCGATGCGGAGGAAGCCGCGGCGTACACGCTCGAGAACGTCTTCGACGGCTGGAACCCGCGGCGGTGTCTGGAGGGGAGCTAACCGCTCTCGAGGACAGAGGACTTATCCCGAATCGCCTGAAAGAATCGCACATGGCACTACAGGTCACGGTCTGGAACGAGAACGTCCACGAACTCGAGGAACCCGAGGTCGCCGAACGGTATCCCGACGGCATTCACGGGGCCATCGCGGACGCGGTGGACGGCGACGACCGCACCGTCCGGACGGCCACGCTGCAGGAACCGGAACACGGCCTGACCGAGGAGGTCCTCACGAACACCGACGTTCTGCTCTGGTGGTCACACTGCGCCAACGACGAAGTGTCCGACGAGGTCGCCGACCGCGTCGTCGACCGCGTCCACGAGGGGATGGGCTTCATCCCGGTCCACTCCGGGAAGAACTCCAAGCCGTTCAAACGGCTGATGGGGACGACCTGTAACATCAAGTACCGCCACGGCGGCGAGACCGAACGGATCTGGGCCGCCGATCCCGGCCATCCGATCGTCGACGGCCTCGAGGAGTCGTTCGAGGTCCCCTCGACGGAGATGTACGGCGAACCCTTCGACATCCCGGAACCCGACCGGACCGTCTTCATCTCGTGGTTCGAGGGCGGCGAGGTGTTCCGCTCGGGCGTCTGTTATCGCCGCGGCCGCGGGCGGATCTTCGCGTTCCGGCCCGGCCACGAGGAGTACCCGATCTTCTTCCAGGACGAGATTCGGACGGTGCTCGACAACGCCGTCGCCTGGGCGGCGCCGACGGAGGGGGCCGACGCCGTCTGGGGCGAGGTCGAACCGAAGGAACCGCTGGACGACTAGCGCCACCGCTTGAGAGCGGTATCGGCCGCCGGATCGTTATCGATTTTCCGTCGACGCTCCGTCGAGCCGTGGAACTGCTAGGCGTGGAAGTATGGCCATTCGAGGCCGATTCGATGGGACTCGATCGCTTGCGGTCAGTCCGTCGATGGAACCGCTGTAGCGCTCGGACCGACGTTCGATACCCTCACCAGTGGTTATATTTTTTACCATCTTCTCGGGGAAAATTATTTGTACGTGATTGTCATTTGTTGTAATGCGGTAGCATGAAACAGACACGACGAACCTACCTGAAAGGAACGGCGGCATCGGCACTGATCGGAATCGGCGCGCTTAGCGGCCTCTCCGGGTCGGCGGCGGCGGAATCGAACTTCGACCTCGAGGCCGGCTTCGCGGACACGTCGTGGCTCGACGACGACGTCGACGTCCACACGATCACCGAACCGACGCGGAGCGCGGTCGAATCGGCGTTCAGCGCCAGCGGAGCGCGCGTGGTCGTCTTCGAGACGAGCGGAACTATCGACCTCGGTGGAAACGATCTGGCGATCACCGAAGACTACTGCTGGGTGGCCGGCCAGACCGCGCCGTCGCCCGGTATCACGTTCATCAACGGACAGGTCCGGATCAGCGCGAACAACTGCGTCGTCCAGCACATCCGCTCGCGAATCGGCCCCGGTTCCGACGGCTCGATCCAGAGCAACGACGCGTTCAACACCGCCGACGGTACCCAGAACAACGTCGTCGATCACGTCAGCGCCTCGTGGGGCACCGATGAGTGCCTCTCCGTCGGCTACGACACGCAGGATACGACGGTAACCAACTGTCTCATTTACGAGGGGCTGTACGACCCCTACGGCAACGAGGCGGACCACAACTACGGGAGCCTGATCGGCGACGGCGCCTCGAACGTCACCCTCGCGGGCAACGTCTGGGGGAAGGTCCGCGGTCGCGCGCCGCGACTCAAGAGCGACACCGAGACCGTCGTCGTCAACAACCTCCTGTACTTCTTCGACGAGTCGGCCAACGCCGACGACTCTGCGGTCACGAGCTTCGTCGGTAACGCGGCGATCTGTGCGGACGACGATGACGCCATTCTCGAGGGCAGTCCGACCGCGTACCACGCCGACAACATTGCGTACGATCCGCCGATGGTCGACGAGCAGCCGATCGCCGAACCGGAGTCGACGAGTTCGCCGCCGCTGTGGCCGAGCGGCCTCAGCGAGATGCCGTCGGGTGACGTCGAGAGCCACAACCTCACCAACGCCGGGGCGCGGCCGGCCGATCGAACGCAAAACGACGCGCGAATCGTCCAGGAGATCGCCGACCGCGCCGGGCTCGACTACCTCGACTCGCCGTACGACTACTGGGTCGGCCACCACGACGAGGTCGGCGGCTATCCGGAGCTCCCCGTGAACACCCACTCGCTCGAGGTCCCCGACAGCGGTATCCGCGACTGGCTCGCCGGCTGGGCCCAGGCCGTCGAGGAGGGCAGTTCGCCGCCCGACGGCGGTAGCGGCGACGACGGGAGCAGCGGTCCGATCCCGACGGGCACCTACGAGATCGCCAACGTCAACAGCGGGCAGCTGCTCGAGGTGGCCGACGCGTCCACCGCGGACGGCGCCAACGTCCAGCAGTGGTCCGCGACCGATCACGCCACGCAGCAGTGGTACGTCGAGGATACCGGGAACGGCGAGTACGTCCTCCAGAACGCGAACAGCGGGCTGTTGCTCGAGGTCGCCGACGGCTCCACCGAGGACGGCGCGAACGTCCAGCAGCACGCGGACACGGGTTGCGACTGCCAGCGGTGGTCCATCAACGACGTGGGCAACGGAGAGTACATCCTCGAGGCGGTCCACAGCGGAAAGGTAGCCGACGTCGAGGGAGCGTCGACCAGCGACGGGGCGAACGTACTCCAGTGGCCCGACACCGGCGGCGCGAACCAGCGCTGGACGTTCGACTCGGTGTAGCGAACAGGTACTGACGACCGATTCGACGAACCGTCCCACTCGACCCGGGGCTCACCGCTCGCCGACGCTGCCGTCGGCGCGGTGGCCCGGCGAGCGGTCGAAGCCGAGGTCCGTTCCCGCGAGTTCGCGGACGCGATTCTCGTCGATCTCGATTCCGAGCCCCGGTCCGTCAGGCAGGTCCAGATAGCCGTCGGCCGGTTCGAAGATCTCGTCGTTTTCGACGTACCGCATCGCGTCTTCGTCGTCGACGACCACTTGCTCCTGTACCAGCGCGTTCGGCGCGGCCGCGTCGACGTGTAGCGAGGCCGCCAGCGCCAGCGGGCCGATGGGGCAGTGGGGCGCGATCGAGGCGTCGTACGTCTCGGCCATGTCGGCGATTTTCTTCGTCTCAGTGATCCCCCCGGCGCTCGAGACGTCCGGCTGGACGACGTCGACCGCGTCGGCCTCGAGGATCGGCCGGAACTCGCTCCGAGAGTAGAGGCGCTCGCCCGTCGCGATCGGAATCGTCGTCCCCTCGGCGATCCGGGGCAGCGCGTGGTCGTGCTCGGGGGTAACCGGCTCCTCGACGAACATCGGCTGGAACTCCTCGAGCGCCGTCGCCAGTCGGCGGGCCATCGCCTTCGAGGCGCGGCCGTGGAAATCCAGCGCGACGTCGACCTCGGGGCCGACGGCGTCGCGGACCGCGCCGACGATTTCGCGCGCTTCTTCGACGGCTGCCGGCGCATCGATGATCTCGAGTCCGCCCGTCGGAACCAGCTTCACGGCGGTGTAGCCCGCTTCGACGTGCTCGCGCGCCTCGTCGGCGGCCGCGGCCGCCGGATCCGCCACGTCGTCGGCGCCGTGAGCCCTGACGTGCTGGTAGAGTCGGACGCGGTCGCGTGCAGGACCGCCGAGCAGTTCGTAGACCGGCATCCCGGCCGCCTTCCCCTTCAGGTCCCACAGCGCCTCGTCGATGCCGGCGATGGCGCTCATGTGGACCGGTCCGCCGCGGTAGAAGCTGCTGCGGTACATCGCCTGCCAGAGGTACTCGATGCGACTCGGGTCCTCGCCGAGGACGTACTGGTGCATCAGCTGATCGACCGCGCTCCGGGTCGCCGGTTCGCTGTCGCCCGCGAAGTGCCACTTGGTGTAGACCTCGCCCCAGCCGACGCGCCCGTCGCTCGTCTCGAGTCTGAGGAACTGCCAGCGCGGCGGCACCGCGTAGAGCTCGTAGTCTGTAACGTGCATCCGGTGTGGGATGCGACCGGTTCGCTCTTGAACGTTCCGACGACTCGAAGGTACGAGACATCGACCCGGCCCGACTGTCGGGCCGGCACTCCGGCTGTAGATCGCTAGTCGCCGGCCGAGCTATCGGCCGCCCAGCGCACGCCGTTTCGCAGGAGCGCTCGCGTTCCGTCGGCGGTGATCGCCGGCCGGTCGTGCCCGAGCGAACAGTAGAACACGCGTCCGTCTCCGTACTCCTTCACCCACGAGACCGGCATGTCCTCGATTTCGGGATGGTCCATCCTCGCGAGCACCGTGAGGTCGTCGTCGCACTCGAGGACGTACGGCTCGTCCCAGACGCGGAAGTCCTCGAGATCGGCCGAGACGGGGTGGTGGCTGTAGACGACGTTCACGTCGAACGCCCCCTGGGACGGATGAGTGATGAAGTGGCCACCGATCAGCTCCCGAAGTTCGGGTGCGGGCTCGTCCCGGTTCTCCCCGTCGACGGTCGTCAGATCCGACGCGGAGTGAACGCCCGCGTAGCCGTTGCCCGCGTCCACGAACGACAGGAGGCCCTCGCGCTGCTCGTCGGTGAGCGTGCTGTCGGTCGTGTAATCGACGAGGACGTCGTAGCCGTCGAGATCGGTCAATGCGTCCCGGTCGGTCGTCAGCTCGGCCTCGATGCCGGCCGGGGCGAGCGCGTCCTCGAGCAGCGGCCCCATCCGTTCGAATCGGTGAAACGGGAACCGGTTTCCGCCCACGATCAGCGCCCGTTTATCGGTTTTCATACCTGCGGAGAACAGTTGAGAGCACTTATTTCTACTTCCTCGAGCGGGGATCGAATTCGAATCCGAATCGGGACGGCCTTCCTCGATCACCGAGCGTGCCCGTTCTTCGACCTCGGTGCGCTACGGGTCTCGACCGAAGTCCTTTTCTTTC carries:
- the dgoD gene encoding galactonate dehydratase, yielding MHVTDYELYAVPPRWQFLRLETSDGRVGWGEVYTKWHFAGDSEPATRSAVDQLMHQYVLGEDPSRIEYLWQAMYRSSFYRGGPVHMSAIAGIDEALWDLKGKAAGMPVYELLGGPARDRVRLYQHVRAHGADDVADPAAAAADEAREHVEAGYTAVKLVPTGGLEIIDAPAAVEEAREIVGAVRDAVGPEVDVALDFHGRASKAMARRLATALEEFQPMFVEEPVTPEHDHALPRIAEGTTIPIATGERLYSRSEFRPILEADAVDVVQPDVSSAGGITETKKIADMAETYDASIAPHCPIGPLALAASLHVDAAAPNALVQEQVVVDDEDAMRYVENDEIFEPADGYLDLPDGPGLGIEIDENRVRELAGTDLGFDRSPGHRADGSVGER
- a CDS encoding ThuA domain-containing protein, whose translation is MKTDKRALIVGGNRFPFHRFERMGPLLEDALAPAGIEAELTTDRDALTDLDGYDVLVDYTTDSTLTDEQREGLLSFVDAGNGYAGVHSASDLTTVDGENRDEPAPELRELIGGHFITHPSQGAFDVNVVYSHHPVSADLEDFRVWDEPYVLECDDDLTVLARMDHPEIEDMPVSWVKEYGDGRVFYCSLGHDRPAITADGTRALLRNGVRWAADSSAGD